One Dialister invisus DSM 15470 genomic region harbors:
- the rpoC gene encoding DNA-directed RNA polymerase subunit beta', with translation MLDVNEFDSMKIGIASPETIRLWSHGEVTKPETINYRTLKAEPDGLFCEKIFGPTKDWECKCGKYKKMRYKGTVCDKCGVEVTSSKVRRERMGHIDLACPVSHIWYFKGTPSRIGLILDVSPRQLERVLYFAAYIVIDKGETKLLDKQVLNEQEYQQAVQEYGAGSFEAQMGAEAIQKLLRQLDLEALEKQLREDVDSSSNQRKVRSIRRLEEVEAFRKSGNKPEWMILTVLPVIPPDLRPMVQLDGGRFATSDLNDLYRRVINRNNRLKRLMDMGAPEIIVRNEKRMLQEAVDALIDNGRRGRAVSGPGNRPLKSLSDMLKGKQGRFRQNLLGKRVDYSGRSVIVVGPELKMYQCGLPKEMAIELFKPFIMHELIARGLASNLKSARKKVDKLSPEVWDVLGDVIKEHPVLLNRAPTLHRLGIQAFEPILWEGRAIKLHPLVCPGYNADFDGDQMACHLPLSVEAQAEARTLMLSINNILSTKDGKPVAIPSQDMILGSYYLTIVKESKEEEDALDPSKFHAYTNYDEVMLAYALNQVQIHDFIKVDIPGHGLVITTPGRLIFNYAIPEPLRFFYKRPDGKEGLGITIGKKQMGKLVNDCFKKLGFKETGDLLDSIKALGFHYALVSGISIGIYDVAVPEAKNDILSASEAQIEKIKEYFRRGLMTDDERYRKVVKIWEKATNDVGEAMKASMTKMNPLTMMAQSGARGNDNQIRQLAGMRGLIADTSGKTVELPVKANFREGLTVLDYFTSSHGARKGLADTALRTADSGYLTRRLVDVSQDVIIREEDCDVQTLNFDREWNKLVSKAAVRSRYNVHRAELDGSILEEDVMNRRSGEILLVKGKTLDASDVALMNRFLVDSVVVTVPTAEGEAGEPKTVTFGVEDVAAEYKSIVKHHVTVRFFEKKLETPALNRKGEEVLAQGTVLTAEAAEKLLAADIPVISVRMEGTEGVEVRKITEAGGLIESLADRIAGRCPLEDVVNPETGEIIAAKNEEITDDQAAEIEKHYDRLKVRSILTCHSEHGVCAKCYGRNLATGRHVEIGESVGIIAAQSIGEPGTQLTMRTFHTGGVATAEDITQGLPRVEELFEARKPKGNAIISNIAGKVTIEDSPENANIKIVTVTNEETSDTYKIPFGKRISVNEGDEIEAGTRLIEGNINPHDILRVLGVQATQNYIVKEVQKVYRSQGVEINDKHIEIIVHQMLRKIKIDDPGDSEWLPGQTVDIVAYRVMNEHLEDEGKKPAVGENLLLGTTKAALATDSFLSAASFQETTRVLTEAAIKGKVDPLLGLKENVIIGKLIPAGTGLARYRRLSVQHNAEPRTAETADGQADVQ, from the coding sequence TTGTTAGACGTAAATGAATTTGACTCCATGAAAATCGGTATTGCGTCTCCGGAAACGATCAGATTATGGTCTCACGGAGAAGTAACGAAGCCGGAAACAATTAACTACCGTACACTGAAAGCAGAACCGGACGGTCTTTTCTGTGAAAAGATTTTCGGACCGACGAAAGATTGGGAATGTAAGTGCGGCAAGTATAAAAAAATGCGTTATAAGGGCACGGTCTGCGATAAGTGCGGCGTGGAAGTGACAAGCTCCAAAGTACGCCGTGAACGCATGGGTCATATTGATCTGGCCTGCCCGGTATCTCACATCTGGTATTTCAAGGGGACGCCGAGCCGTATCGGCCTCATTCTCGATGTGTCCCCCCGCCAGCTGGAAAGAGTCCTTTATTTTGCCGCCTACATCGTAATAGATAAAGGCGAAACAAAGCTTCTGGACAAGCAGGTTTTAAATGAACAGGAATACCAGCAGGCCGTCCAGGAATACGGCGCCGGTTCTTTTGAGGCGCAGATGGGGGCGGAAGCTATTCAGAAGCTTCTCCGCCAGCTGGATCTGGAAGCCTTGGAAAAACAGCTTCGCGAAGATGTGGACAGCAGCAGCAACCAGCGCAAAGTCCGCAGCATCCGCCGGCTGGAAGAAGTGGAAGCTTTCCGTAAATCGGGCAATAAGCCGGAATGGATGATCCTCACCGTGCTGCCCGTTATACCGCCGGACCTCCGCCCGATGGTGCAGCTTGACGGCGGGCGTTTTGCTACGAGCGACCTGAACGACCTTTACCGCCGTGTCATCAACAGAAATAACCGTCTGAAAAGACTGATGGACATGGGTGCGCCTGAAATCATCGTCAGAAATGAAAAACGTATGCTGCAGGAAGCTGTCGATGCCCTCATAGATAACGGCCGCCGCGGCAGAGCGGTCAGCGGCCCGGGAAACCGTCCCCTGAAATCCCTTTCCGATATGCTGAAAGGCAAGCAGGGCCGTTTCCGCCAGAACCTTTTGGGGAAACGTGTCGATTATTCCGGCCGTTCTGTTATCGTAGTCGGTCCTGAACTGAAAATGTACCAGTGCGGCCTGCCGAAAGAAATGGCAATCGAACTTTTCAAACCGTTCATCATGCATGAACTGATTGCCCGCGGTTTGGCGAGCAATCTGAAATCGGCACGGAAAAAAGTGGACAAGCTGTCCCCTGAAGTCTGGGACGTCCTTGGCGATGTTATTAAAGAACATCCCGTACTTCTGAACCGCGCTCCGACACTCCACCGCCTCGGCATCCAGGCGTTTGAACCGATCCTGTGGGAAGGCAGGGCGATCAAACTGCATCCCCTTGTCTGCCCGGGTTACAATGCGGACTTTGACGGCGATCAGATGGCGTGCCATCTGCCTCTGTCCGTGGAAGCGCAGGCGGAAGCGAGAACGCTCATGCTTTCCATCAACAATATCCTGTCTACGAAAGACGGCAAACCTGTCGCCATTCCTTCCCAGGATATGATTCTGGGATCATACTATCTGACCATTGTAAAAGAAAGCAAGGAAGAGGAAGACGCGCTTGACCCCTCGAAATTCCACGCGTACACCAATTACGATGAAGTCATGCTGGCCTATGCACTGAATCAGGTACAGATCCATGATTTCATTAAAGTGGACATACCGGGACACGGTCTTGTCATCACGACCCCGGGGCGCCTGATTTTCAACTATGCCATTCCCGAACCTCTCCGCTTCTTCTATAAACGTCCTGACGGAAAAGAAGGTCTCGGCATCACTATCGGCAAGAAGCAGATGGGCAAACTTGTCAATGACTGCTTTAAGAAGCTGGGTTTCAAGGAAACGGGAGATCTCCTGGACTCCATTAAAGCCCTCGGATTCCATTATGCCCTTGTTTCCGGCATTTCTATCGGCATTTATGACGTGGCCGTACCGGAAGCCAAAAATGATATCCTGTCCGCAAGTGAAGCGCAGATTGAAAAAATCAAGGAATATTTCCGCCGCGGCCTGATGACGGATGACGAAAGATACAGGAAAGTCGTTAAAATTTGGGAAAAAGCGACTAATGATGTCGGTGAAGCGATGAAAGCGTCCATGACGAAAATGAATCCGCTCACCATGATGGCCCAGTCCGGCGCCCGCGGCAACGATAACCAGATCCGCCAGCTGGCGGGGATGCGCGGCCTGATTGCCGATACATCCGGTAAAACGGTAGAATTGCCTGTTAAGGCAAACTTCCGTGAAGGGCTGACCGTCCTTGACTACTTTACGTCTTCCCACGGCGCCCGCAAAGGTCTTGCCGATACGGCTCTCCGTACAGCAGACTCCGGTTACCTCACACGCCGCCTTGTCGATGTTTCCCAGGATGTCATCATTCGGGAAGAAGACTGCGATGTGCAGACACTCAATTTCGATCGTGAATGGAATAAACTGGTTTCCAAGGCGGCTGTCCGCAGCCGTTACAATGTCCACCGCGCTGAATTGGACGGTTCCATTCTCGAAGAAGACGTCATGAACCGGCGCAGCGGGGAAATTCTCCTTGTGAAGGGGAAAACACTGGATGCGTCCGATGTGGCCCTTATGAACCGTTTCCTCGTTGATTCCGTTGTTGTTACCGTTCCCACAGCGGAAGGAGAAGCGGGCGAACCGAAAACCGTTACCTTCGGCGTGGAGGATGTCGCAGCGGAATACAAGAGTATCGTGAAACATCATGTGACAGTCCGCTTCTTTGAAAAGAAATTGGAAACGCCGGCTCTGAACCGCAAAGGAGAAGAAGTGCTGGCGCAGGGAACCGTCCTTACGGCGGAAGCGGCTGAAAAACTTTTGGCTGCGGATATTCCGGTGATTTCCGTACGCATGGAAGGCACGGAAGGCGTAGAAGTCCGCAAAATTACGGAAGCCGGGGGTCTCATTGAGTCTCTGGCTGACCGTATCGCCGGCCGCTGCCCGCTGGAAGATGTGGTGAATCCGGAAACGGGAGAAATCATTGCCGCGAAGAATGAAGAAATCACTGACGACCAGGCTGCTGAAATTGAAAAGCATTATGACCGTCTGAAAGTCCGTTCCATTCTGACCTGCCATTCCGAACACGGCGTATGCGCGAAGTGCTATGGCAGGAACCTGGCAACAGGCCGCCATGTGGAAATCGGCGAATCGGTAGGCATCATCGCCGCACAGTCCATCGGTGAACCGGGTACCCAGCTGACCATGCGTACGTTCCATACGGGCGGTGTCGCAACGGCAGAAGATATCACCCAGGGTCTGCCCCGTGTCGAAGAATTGTTTGAAGCGCGCAAGCCGAAAGGCAACGCGATCATCTCCAATATCGCCGGCAAAGTTACCATTGAAGACTCTCCGGAAAATGCGAATATCAAGATTGTTACCGTGACCAATGAAGAGACATCCGATACCTATAAGATTCCGTTCGGAAAGAGGATTTCCGTCAATGAAGGCGATGAAATCGAAGCAGGTACTCGCCTCATCGAAGGGAATATCAATCCCCACGATATTCTCCGTGTCCTCGGCGTACAGGCGACTCAGAACTATATCGTCAAGGAAGTGCAGAAAGTTTACCGGTCCCAGGGTGTTGAAATCAATGACAAGCACATTGAAATCATCGTCCATCAGATGCTCCGCAAGATCAAAATCGATGACCCCGGAGATTCCGAATGGCTTCCGGGACAGACGGTGGACATCGTGGCTTACCGCGTCATGAACGAACATCTGGAAGATGAAGGAAAGAAACCGGCGGTGGGTGAGAACCTGCTTCTCGGTACGACGAAAGCCGCGCTGGCGACAGACTCCTTCCTCTCAGCGGCTTCTTTCCAGGAAACCACCAGAGTTCTTACGGAAGCGGCAATCAAAGGGAAGGTGGATCCGCTTCTCGGCCTCAAAGAAAACGTCATTATCGGCAAGCTGATTCCGGCAGGTACGGGGCTTGCCCGCTACCGCAGGCTCTCCGTGCAGCACAACGCGGAACCCCGGACGGCGGAAACCGCTGATGGGCAAGCTGACGTGCAATAA
- a CDS encoding ShlB/FhaC/HecB family hemolysin secretion/activation protein, whose protein sequence is MQGKIVTAFIFLTMMTGAVSAAPVLDYTGAERLEEARQREEERQERLRIPRIENMGSSVNEKEEMQGAAGPVFRIDEIILSGQEEKFGWLQDIIQPHIHTDMGISSVNRLVKDLNAKLLDKGYVTSRIVIPEQNMKNGKLLLRLQTGRLHKIIYSRDSALIPWKNAFPIKEGDILNIRRLEQGLEQMKRVSSSDVSMKLLPAEEADMTDVELSITKGKQIKGSLSVDDSGLEDTGSIQWNAALGIDRLFNANDLFRISGNTDGSRDGYEKGTRGQGISYSIPRGWDTFTLRHNRYRYHRTVKSNPYDFISSGKTRITEFTFSHVMGRTKNEKYGWDISLTKRNAHYFINDMEIPVQAMDTTAMEIGLFDRVYTGSGTLYTRLGYKMGTGWFGAKPDTDNPASPKTHYKMWLLDIDWQKPLTLGHRPASFTTSLHGQWTTGGMRLYSTDMVSIGNRYTVRGFDGEYTLMGENGWYIRNELSSSLPRLHSSVYAGLDAGAVYGVSTEILTGRTIAGMALGMRGTFPSGLFYDTFISRALYKPDGFHTKTWAGGFTLGCQF, encoded by the coding sequence ATGCAGGGGAAAATTGTAACAGCCTTTATTTTTTTAACCATGATGACGGGAGCGGTATCAGCTGCTCCCGTTTTAGATTACACAGGAGCAGAGCGGCTGGAAGAAGCGCGGCAGAGAGAAGAAGAGCGGCAGGAAAGGCTGCGCATACCCCGTATAGAAAATATGGGAAGCAGCGTGAATGAAAAAGAGGAAATGCAAGGTGCCGCAGGACCCGTGTTTAGAATAGACGAAATTATTTTATCGGGGCAGGAAGAAAAGTTCGGCTGGCTGCAGGACATCATACAGCCCCATATTCACACGGACATGGGGATTTCATCCGTCAACAGGCTGGTAAAAGACCTGAATGCGAAACTGCTGGACAAAGGATACGTGACCAGCCGCATCGTGATCCCCGAGCAGAATATGAAAAACGGGAAACTCCTTCTCCGCCTCCAAACCGGCAGGCTGCATAAAATCATTTACAGCAGAGACAGCGCCCTCATCCCATGGAAAAACGCATTTCCCATCAAAGAAGGAGACATCCTGAACATCCGCCGCCTGGAGCAGGGGCTGGAACAGATGAAACGCGTCAGCTCCTCTGACGTATCCATGAAACTCCTCCCTGCCGAAGAAGCGGACATGACAGACGTGGAACTCTCCATAACCAAGGGGAAACAAATAAAGGGAAGCCTTTCCGTGGACGACTCCGGACTGGAAGACACAGGAAGCATCCAGTGGAACGCCGCCCTGGGAATAGACCGGCTCTTCAATGCCAATGACCTCTTCCGCATCAGCGGAAATACAGACGGCTCCCGGGACGGATACGAAAAAGGAACCAGAGGGCAGGGCATTTCCTACTCCATCCCCAGAGGATGGGACACCTTCACACTGCGTCACAACCGCTACCGATACCACCGGACCGTAAAATCCAATCCCTATGACTTCATCAGCAGCGGGAAAACCCGCATCACCGAATTCACCTTCAGCCATGTCATGGGACGCACCAAAAACGAAAAATACGGCTGGGACATAAGCCTCACCAAAAGAAACGCCCACTACTTCATCAACGATATGGAAATCCCCGTACAGGCCATGGACACCACAGCCATGGAAATAGGCCTCTTTGACCGCGTCTATACAGGAAGCGGCACACTGTACACCCGCCTCGGATATAAAATGGGGACAGGATGGTTCGGCGCGAAACCTGATACAGACAATCCGGCGAGTCCCAAAACCCATTATAAAATGTGGCTCCTGGACATAGACTGGCAGAAACCCCTTACCCTGGGACACCGGCCGGCATCCTTCACCACATCCCTTCACGGGCAGTGGACGACAGGCGGCATGCGCCTCTACAGCACAGACATGGTGAGCATCGGGAACAGGTACACCGTCAGGGGCTTCGACGGAGAATACACACTCATGGGAGAAAACGGATGGTACATCCGAAACGAACTGTCATCCTCTCTTCCGCGCCTCCACAGCAGCGTATATGCAGGACTCGACGCAGGCGCCGTATACGGCGTATCCACAGAGATCCTGACAGGAAGAACCATCGCGGGCATGGCGCTGGGAATGAGAGGAACCTTTCCCTCAGGACTCTTCTACGACACCTTTATCAGCAGAGCCTTATACAAGCCTGACGGCTTCCATACGAAAACATGGGCCGGCGGATTCACGCTGGGCTGTCAATTTTAA